GCAAGGCCTTGCGGGAAGAAGGCTACGAAGTCGTCCTGATCAACTCCAATCCCGCCACCATCATGACCGACCCCGAGATGGCCGACCGCACCTATATCGAGCCCATCACCCCGGACATGGTCTGCCAGGTGATCGAACGCGAGCGCCCCGACGCCATTCTCCCCACCCTGGGGGGCCAAACCGGCCTCAACTGCGCCATTGCCGTGGCCGAAACCGGCATCCTGGAAAAATACGGCGTTGAGATGATCGGGGCCTCACCCGACGTCATCAAAAAGGCCGAAGACCGCGAGCTCTTCCGGGACGCCATGGCCAACATCAATCTCCGGGTGCCGAAAAGCGTCATCATCCGCACCCTGGAGGAGGCCGTGGACGCGGTCCCGGTCATCGGTTATCCCGTTATCGTGCGCCCCAGTTTCACCCTGGGTGGCACCGGCGGCGGCATCGCCTACAACCTGGAGGACCTGCAAACCATGTCCGCCCAGGGCCTGGAAGCCAGCATGATTACCGAAGTGATGCTCGAAGAGTCCGTGGTGGGCTGGAAAGAATTCGAACTGGAAGTGATGCGGGACTTCCAGGACAACGTGGTGATCATCTGCTCCATCGAAAACGTCGACCCCATGGGAGTCCATACCGGTGACTCCATCACCGTGGCCCCGGCCCAGACCCTCACCGACCGGGAGTACCAGGCCATGCGGGACGCGGCCATCGCCATCATCCGGGAAATCGGCGTCGAGACCGGCGGCTCCAACATCCAGTTCGCCATCAACCCGGAAAACGGCGACATGGTGATCATCGAGATGAACCCCCGGGTCTCCCGCTCCTCGGCCCTGGCCTCTAAGGCCACCGGCTTCCCCATCGCCAAGATCGCGGCCAAGCTCGCGGTGGGCTTCACCCTGGATGAAATTCCCAACGACATCACCAAAGAGACCTACGCCTCGTTTGAGCCCACCATTGATTACTGCGTGGTCAAGATTCCCCGTTGGGCCTTCGAAAAATTCCCGGGGGCCGAAGATTTCCTCACCACCTCCATGAAATCCGTGGGCGAAGTCATGGCCATCGGCCGCACCTTCAAGGAAGCCCTGCAAAAAGGCATCCGTTCCCTCGAGATCTCCCGCTTCGGCCTGGGCGCCGACGGCAAGGACTTGGCCCAACTCTCGCCCGATGAACTGCGCACCCGCCTGCGGGTCCCCAATTCCCAGCGCCTCTTCTACCTGCGCCAGGCCTTGCGCGACGGTCTGTCCGTGGAGGAAATCTTTGAACTCACCGGCATCGACCCCTGGTTCCTCTACCAGATGCGCGACATCGTGAGCTTCTCCGACGAATTGGCCGCGTTCGGCGAACTCCTCCGCCAGGGCCGGGGCCAGGATCAGGTAGAGGATATGCTCCGCCGGGCCAAGGAGTTCGGCTTCTCCGATAAACAACTGGCCCACCTCTGGGGCGGCACCGAGGAGAGCCTCGCGGCCATGCGCCAGGAGCATGGCGTCACCCCGGTCTACAAGCTAGTGGACACCTGCGCCGCGGAATTCGAGGCCTACACCCCGTATTACTATTCCACCTATGAGTGGGAAGACGAGGCCCGGAGAACCACTGGAGACAAAGTTATGATCCTGGGCGGCGGCCCCAACCGCATCGGCCAGGGCATCGAATTCGATTACTGCTGCTGCCAGGCCTCCTTCGCCTTAAAAGAATTGGGGGTCGAGTCCATCATGGTCAACTCAAACCCCGAAACCGTGTCCACCGACTACGACACCTCCGACAAGCTCTATTTCGAGCCCCTGACCAAAGAAGACGTGATCAACATCGTCGCCACGGAACAGCCCCTGGGGCTCATACTCCAGTTCGGCGGCCAGACCCCCTTGAACCTGGCGGTCCCCCTGGGTAAGGCGGGCGTCCGCATCATGGGCACCGGGGCAGACGCCATCGACCGGGCCGAGGATCGCCGCCTCTTCAAGCAAATGTTGAACAAGCTGGGCCTCAAGCAGCCCCCCAACGACACCGCCACCAGCGTCGAGCAGGCCATAGCCATCGCCCACGACATCACTTACCCCGTGCTGGTGCGGCCATCTTATGTCCTGGGTGGGCGGGCCATGCAGATCGTCTCCAACGACGAAGCCCTGACCAACTTCATGAAGTGGGCCTTAGAGGCCTCCCCTGAGCATCCCATCCTCATCGACAAATTTCTGGAAGACGCCATCGAAGTGGACGTGGACGCCATCTGCGACGGCAAAATCACCGTCATCGGCGGCATCATGGAGCACATCGAAGAGGCCGGCATCCATTCCGGCGACTCCGCCTGCGTCTTGCCTCCCTTCACCTTAACCCGCTCCGTCCAGGAAGAAATCAAGACCCAGACCCGGGCCCTGGCTGCCGAACTGGGGGTCATCGGGCTCCTCAACATCCAGTTCGCGGTCAAACGCGACCAGATTTACGTCCTCGAAGTCAATCCCCGGGCCTCCCGCACCGTGCCCTTCGTGTCCAAGGCCACCGGCGTCTCGCTGGCCAAGCTCGCCACCAAGGTGATGCTGGGCCATAGCCTGGCCGAGTTGGGCTTTACCCAAGAAATCGAGCCGCCCTATTTTGCCGTGAAAGAGTCGGTCTTTCCCTTCCGGCGCTTCCCCGGGGTGGACCCGCTGCTCGGCCCCGAGATGCGCTCCACCGGCGAAGTCATGGGGATAGATGAAGACTTCGGCCTGGCCTTTGCCAAGTCCCAACTGGCTGCCGGCCAGGTCGTCCCCCTTGAAGGCGGCGTCATCTTCAGCGTCAAAGACGCGGACAAGCCCCAGGCCGTCACCCTGGCCCAGGGTTACGCGGCCGAGGGCTTTAAGCTTTACGCCACCAGCGGCACCGCCAAAGTCTTTCGGGAGCACAAACTTCCGGTCACGGAAGTCTATAAGGTCCGGGAGGAGCGGCCCCACATCATCGACCGCATCAAGAGCCACGAAATCGCCCTCCTGGTCAACACCCCCGAAGGCCGGGAAACCCCCAGCGATTCCCACTCCATCCGCCACGTGGCCCTGGACCACAACATCCCCTACACCACCACCATGGCCGCAGCCCGCGCCACCCTGGACGCCATCCGCGCCCTAAAACGCGGCAAACTGGAAGTAAAAAGCCTCCAGGAGTACCACGCCAAGATCAAAAAAACCTTATGATCAAGGAGATCAACCAGCTAATAGCGCAGATAATACGGTAGCCGCAGGCTTCAGCCTGCGTCATGTAGGGTGTACCCACCGAATGTGGCGGTAGCACAGGCTTTCCAGCCTGTGCAAAAAAACCTTTGGTGGCATAGGCGTCTCGCCTGTGCTGAGAGACTTATAGACGGGGTGTAGGTTGCGTCCTGCGCCCCACCACCGGGGGCCACGCCCGTCAAATATGTCGGTAAATGGCGGGTTAAATAGATAATTTCCAGCAAATTTGTTAAGATGCATTAAAGGTGAACAAAATGACCCGGCTTGAGCAATTAGTCAAGGAACTTCCGCCCGAATTGCACCGTGAAGCCGAAGACTTCTTGGAATTTCTCTTGGCCAAACGATCTCGCAAGAAAAAAGCAGCATTAAAATTGGACTGGCGTGGCGGCTTGCGCGACTTGCGGGACCGGTACACTTCCGTGGAACTCCAACACAAGGCTCAGGAATGGTGGGGAGATTAGTGTATCTCCTGGACACCAATATCATTCTGGAACTTCTCCTCGATCAAGACCACGCAGACCAGATCGCCGTGTTCCTCAACCAGGCTGCGCCGGACAGCCTCCATATCTCTGAATTTTCCCTTTATTCGATAGGCGTTATTCTCTTAAGGTTGAAGCGATTTGATCTCTTTCTCCAATCAGTGAAAGACTTGTTCCTCTCGGAAGTTATCGGCCTCGTGCGACTAGGGGTGGAGGATATGGCGAAAGTTAGCCAAGTTGCCCAAGCCTTTGGCCTCGATTTTGATGATTCCTATCAGTATATTGCCGCCGAAAAATTCAACTTAGAACTATTGAGTTTAGACCGCGATTTTGATCGGACTCCGCGGGGCCGCAAGACCTTGGAAGAAGTTATGTAGTGCTCCCTGCACACAAACTTTGACGGGGCTGTGACCGCCTTACAGCCTTACATTAGAATAATTACCATGGTAGACGAACAAACCATCCAAGACCTCTGTAACCGCATCGTCCAGGAGTTCCAGCCGGAGCGGACATCCTGTTGAGTTCCTATGGATTATGGTAATTTATTGTATGAACACAATGTGGAGTCGATGGAGGGCTTATGAAATTCCGGGTTATCATCGAGCCGGATGAAGACGGTGTCTTTGTTGCCCAATGTCCAGCCTTGCCGGGGTGCATTTCTCAAGGGGCGACCCGGGAAGAAGCTCAGGCCAACATTAAAGAAGCTATTACCGGCTACTTAGAAAGCTTGAAAAAGCATGGGGAGCCGATTCCGCCAGCGATCACCGAGGAAATCGTGGAAGTGGCGGTATGACCAAGCTGCCGGTGGTGTCCGGCCGCCAGCTAGTCAAAGCGCTGGCCAACGTGGGATACCTCTTTGATCATCAGCAGGGGAGCCATATCATCCTTCGGCACAAGTCCCCGCCACATCGTCGTCTTACTATCCCGGACCATAAAGAAATCGCCAAGGGGACACTACGACAGATTATTCGGGAAAGTGGTTTGTCTTCAACTGAACTCATTCAACTTCTTTGAGTAATTATTGTTCAACATCATTGTGGCGGTAGTAACCCGCCCTATCCCTTGATATCGCTACCCATTTACAGAAAAACCTGTTATTATAGAGTAAACTCATATCCCAGCTAAAAATTATAGACACCTGAGCATTTCCGGCCCTGGCCGCAGAAATGATAGTCAGGGGTTTTTTCTTTTCTGGACATCGCCGCCGCATCAATTACAGTGAGACGTGACGCGGCACAGACTCAAGCCAGGGGGTATAACCAATATAGTTCTCATCCGAAAACGTTTAAAGATGCAAACAGCCTTCAAAGTCCCCCTTTGAAAAAGGGGGATTTAGGGGGATTTTCGGTTAGTTATAAATCCCCCCCCAACCCCCTTGGGTAAAGGGGGGGATTTTAGAGACGTTTCCGGATGAAAACAATCTCTTATGGTGCGCCTTTCAAAAACAAGGGACGAAACGTCCCGCCAAAACGGCGCCAGTCGGCGAGCACCCATCGCGTGCGCCCGGCACACCCCTGGCACAGGGGTGGGACACCCAAGGTTCACCCCCACTCTGTCCCGTGACGACGCCGACACTTGACTCGCCAGAAGTGTTGTAAATGCGACAGGTTAGCCGTTTTGATGAAAAATTGCCGCCCATTTTTATTTTTTACCCCGCTTTAAGGGGTAAAAAAGTGGTGTATTTATGAATATCCGTGAAGAAATCATCAAGGCCCTGGATAAGCTCTCTGAAGATTCCCTGGAGGGGGTCCTGGAATACGTCAAGTTTATCCAGGAACCCGAAGAAGTAGAGCCCACCGAAGAGGAATTAAAGGCGATTGCCCAAGGGGAAGAGGCGTACGCCAAAGGCGAATACGTCAGATGGCGGGATATCAAGACCGATGCCGTATGACGTAGTCCTGACGCGGCCAGCCCTGAGAGTTTACCAGAAGTTACCTTATAAACTCAAGGTCGCGGTGGACCGCTGTATTATCGAATTAGAAGAGAACCCGAAGTATGGCCCCAATATTCAGAGGCTCAAAGGCCAACCGGATTGCTTTCGTTATCAGGTGGGCGGCTGGCGGATTCTCTTTAGAATTGATGAAATGGGGAAAGAAGTAAGGATTTACGGAATAAGACCCCGAGGAGACGTATACAAACATGGCCACTGACAGCCAGGCCATTTCCCCAGATGCCGAAAAACCCCGCGAACACTGCGGCGTCTTCGGCATCTACGGCCACCCCGAGGCCGCCCGCCTCACCTATTTCGGCCTCTATGCCCTCCAGCACCGGGGCCAGGAGTCCTGCGGCATCGTCTCCGGAGACGGCACCCGGGTCCGCATGCACCGCGGCCTGGGGCTGGTGCCCGAAGTCTTCAACCCCGACATCCTGGACCAACTCCCGGGGCATCTGGCCATCGGCCACGTGCGCTACTCCACCACCGGCTCCACCATGCTCATCAACGCCCAGCCGTTCGTGGTGCAGCACCACGGCCAGATGATCGCCATCGGCCACAACGGCACCCTCACCAACGCCCGGGACATCCGCTGCCGCCTGGAAGAAGGGGGCTCCATATTCCAGTCCACCATGGACACCGAGGTCATCGTCCACCTCATGGCCCGCCACCGCGGGGCCGACTGTGTTGAATCCCTGATCAATGCCCTGGAATATGTGAAAGGCTCGTATTCGCTGGTGCTGGCCACC
This window of the Desulfobaccales bacterium genome carries:
- the carB gene encoding carbamoyl-phosphate synthase large subunit, which codes for MPKRTDIKKILIIGSGPIIISQACEFDYSGTQACKALREEGYEVVLINSNPATIMTDPEMADRTYIEPITPDMVCQVIERERPDAILPTLGGQTGLNCAIAVAETGILEKYGVEMIGASPDVIKKAEDRELFRDAMANINLRVPKSVIIRTLEEAVDAVPVIGYPVIVRPSFTLGGTGGGIAYNLEDLQTMSAQGLEASMITEVMLEESVVGWKEFELEVMRDFQDNVVIICSIENVDPMGVHTGDSITVAPAQTLTDREYQAMRDAAIAIIREIGVETGGSNIQFAINPENGDMVIIEMNPRVSRSSALASKATGFPIAKIAAKLAVGFTLDEIPNDITKETYASFEPTIDYCVVKIPRWAFEKFPGAEDFLTTSMKSVGEVMAIGRTFKEALQKGIRSLEISRFGLGADGKDLAQLSPDELRTRLRVPNSQRLFYLRQALRDGLSVEEIFELTGIDPWFLYQMRDIVSFSDELAAFGELLRQGRGQDQVEDMLRRAKEFGFSDKQLAHLWGGTEESLAAMRQEHGVTPVYKLVDTCAAEFEAYTPYYYSTYEWEDEARRTTGDKVMILGGGPNRIGQGIEFDYCCCQASFALKELGVESIMVNSNPETVSTDYDTSDKLYFEPLTKEDVINIVATEQPLGLILQFGGQTPLNLAVPLGKAGVRIMGTGADAIDRAEDRRLFKQMLNKLGLKQPPNDTATSVEQAIAIAHDITYPVLVRPSYVLGGRAMQIVSNDEALTNFMKWALEASPEHPILIDKFLEDAIEVDVDAICDGKITVIGGIMEHIEEAGIHSGDSACVLPPFTLTRSVQEEIKTQTRALAAELGVIGLLNIQFAVKRDQIYVLEVNPRASRTVPFVSKATGVSLAKLATKVMLGHSLAELGFTQEIEPPYFAVKESVFPFRRFPGVDPLLGPEMRSTGEVMGIDEDFGLAFAKSQLAAGQVVPLEGGVIFSVKDADKPQAVTLAQGYAAEGFKLYATSGTAKVFREHKLPVTEVYKVREERPHIIDRIKSHEIALLVNTPEGRETPSDSHSIRHVALDHNIPYTTTMAAARATLDAIRALKRGKLEVKSLQEYHAKIKKTL
- a CDS encoding DUF2281 domain-containing protein — encoded protein: MTRLEQLVKELPPELHREAEDFLEFLLAKRSRKKKAALKLDWRGGLRDLRDRYTSVELQHKAQEWWGD
- a CDS encoding PIN domain-containing protein → MVGRLVYLLDTNIILELLLDQDHADQIAVFLNQAAPDSLHISEFSLYSIGVILLRLKRFDLFLQSVKDLFLSEVIGLVRLGVEDMAKVSQVAQAFGLDFDDSYQYIAAEKFNLELLSLDRDFDRTPRGRKTLEEVM
- a CDS encoding type II toxin-antitoxin system HicB family antitoxin; this encodes MKFRVIIEPDEDGVFVAQCPALPGCISQGATREEAQANIKEAITGYLESLKKHGEPIPPAITEEIVEVAV
- a CDS encoding type II toxin-antitoxin system HicA family toxin; this encodes MTKLPVVSGRQLVKALANVGYLFDHQQGSHIILRHKSPPHRRLTIPDHKEIAKGTLRQIIRESGLSSTELIQLL
- a CDS encoding type II toxin-antitoxin system RelE/ParE family toxin, translated to MPYDVVLTRPALRVYQKLPYKLKVAVDRCIIELEENPKYGPNIQRLKGQPDCFRYQVGGWRILFRIDEMGKEVRIYGIRPRGDVYKHGH